The following proteins are co-located in the Poseidonibacter antarcticus genome:
- the glmS gene encoding glutamine--fructose-6-phosphate transaminase (isomerizing): MCGIVGYIGKNDTTKILLNGLKELEYRGYDSAGIAVLNKDRIDVFKALGKLCNLEKKISANNTIESYDLGIGHTRWATHGKPTELNAHPHLGEYSYVVHNGIIENYKELKEELIKKGHNFVSQTDTEVIVHLFEDYYNKINNTKKAFEDTIKRLSGAFSILLITKVDPTKVFFFKSGSPLIVALGKEENEVLFSSSDAPLIGLAKKVVYLEDNVGGIASANGVEFFNDNYSWSTLPTSKQHAQKDGFRFFMEKEIYEQSNVVGDCMLGRLNEEEISFDEIDRSLIEGINEIKICACGTSYHSGLTAAYLFERLSKIKCNVEIASEFRYKEPLLTKDTLFIVISQSGETADTLEALKMAKQAGLKSLVICNVDNSSMTRTADATILTRAGIEKGVASTKAFTTQTVVLWMLALYFAKAKNVIQSDKLQSELQSLREVPKSLVIDDKIHEKTKRLSKRYLHGHGFFFIGRDVFYPLALEGALKLKEISYLHAEGYPAGEMKHGPIALADPELFTIALMPENLLYDKIKSNVEELSARDSTICSISPLEFDLSDDFIKTRKTDHYMLEFFEMLIALQLFSMEISVRLGNDVDMPRNLAKSVTVE, translated from the coding sequence ATGTGTGGAATTGTTGGTTATATAGGTAAAAACGATACAACAAAAATATTACTTAATGGTTTAAAAGAGCTTGAATACAGAGGTTATGACTCTGCTGGTATTGCTGTTTTAAATAAAGATAGAATAGATGTATTTAAAGCCTTAGGGAAACTTTGTAATTTAGAAAAAAAGATTTCTGCTAACAATACAATAGAATCTTATGATTTAGGAATTGGTCATACAAGATGGGCAACTCATGGGAAACCAACAGAATTAAATGCACATCCACACTTAGGTGAATATTCATATGTTGTTCATAATGGGATTATTGAGAATTATAAAGAATTAAAAGAAGAGCTAATAAAAAAAGGACATAATTTTGTATCTCAAACGGATACAGAAGTTATTGTTCATTTATTTGAAGATTATTATAATAAGATTAATAATACAAAAAAAGCTTTTGAAGATACAATAAAAAGATTATCAGGTGCTTTTTCAATTCTTCTAATTACAAAAGTAGATCCTACAAAAGTATTCTTTTTTAAATCTGGGTCTCCATTAATTGTAGCACTTGGTAAGGAAGAAAATGAAGTTTTATTTTCTTCTTCTGATGCTCCTCTAATTGGTTTAGCAAAAAAAGTTGTTTATTTAGAAGATAATGTTGGTGGAATTGCAAGTGCTAATGGCGTTGAATTTTTTAATGATAATTATTCATGGTCTACTCTTCCTACTTCAAAACAGCATGCACAAAAAGATGGATTTAGATTTTTTATGGAAAAAGAAATTTATGAACAAAGTAATGTTGTAGGTGATTGTATGCTTGGACGACTTAATGAAGAAGAAATTTCATTTGATGAAATTGATAGATCATTAATTGAAGGTATAAATGAAATTAAAATTTGTGCTTGTGGTACTTCATATCATTCAGGACTTACAGCTGCATATCTTTTTGAAAGATTATCTAAAATTAAATGTAATGTAGAAATTGCAAGTGAGTTCAGATATAAAGAACCTTTATTAACTAAAGATACTTTATTTATTGTAATAAGCCAAAGTGGTGAAACAGCTGATACTTTAGAAGCTTTGAAAATGGCAAAACAAGCAGGTTTAAAATCACTCGTTATTTGTAATGTTGATAATTCTTCTATGACAAGAACAGCAGATGCTACAATTTTAACACGTGCAGGAATTGAAAAAGGTGTTGCATCAACAAAGGCATTTACTACACAAACAGTAGTTTTATGGATGTTAGCACTTTATTTTGCAAAAGCAAAAAATGTAATACAAAGTGATAAATTACAAAGTGAACTTCAATCATTAAGAGAAGTTCCAAAGTCTTTAGTTATTGATGATAAAATTCATGAAAAAACAAAAAGACTTTCTAAAAGGTACCTTCATGGTCATGGTTTCTTCTTTATAGGTAGGGATGTTTTCTATCCCTTAGCATTAGAAGGAGCTTTAAAGCTTAAAGAAATTTCATATTTACACGCAGAGGGTTATCCTGCTGGTGAAATGAAACACGGTCCAATTGCATTAGCTGATCCTGAGTTGTTCACTATTGCACTTATGCCTGAAAATTTACTTTATGATAAGATAAAATCCAATGTTGAAGAACTAAGTGCTAGAGATAGTACAATTTGTTCTATATCACCACTTGAATTTGATTTAAGTGATGATTTTATAAAAACTAGAAAAACTGATCATTATATGTTAGAATTTTTTGAAATGTTAATAGCTTTACAGCTATTTTCTATGGAAATATCAGTTAGATTAGGAAATGATGTTGATATGCCAAGAAACTTGGCTAAATCAGTTACAGTAGAATAG